CACCTTGCGCTAAAccgatctttctttccttcttctttaggtctatattttgggacatattccctgactcctgttttgtatatttccaaaaataagttatacttctcttgcactgtctctgagttttccatctcctcccagttaacgtatttaaaatagttcttgagattcttaatatcagcctttctgtaatttaatcggtctcctttgtatgactcgtctctatcttcctttccctcttctatatccctttctaatattacatggtcactctttcccaatgtgtgtgtgtgtgtgtgtgtgtgtgtgtgtgtgtgtgtgtgtgtgtgtgtgtgtgtgtgtgtgtgtgtgtgtgtgtgtgtgtgtgtgtgtgtgtgtgtgtgtgtgtgtgtgtgtgtgtgtgtgtgtatttacctagttgtagttttacagggcctgggctttatgctcgtgtggccctctccatatctacacttatccaatttttctttaaaactatgtacactctttgctgacaccacttcctcactcaaactgttccaagtctcaacacatctttgcggaaactaaatttttaacatctctcagacatcttccttcctcagtttcttactatgcgatcttgtgcttctaatgtcatattcttctctcaggattagtttcttactatccacttgatccattccgttaatcaatttataaacttgtatcagatcccctctctctcttttctgttccagGGTTAGTAGATctatagcttttagtctctcctcaaatgtcatccctttaaattctggaaccattcttgtagccattttttgtagtctctccaatttccttatgtgtttttttttttatggggtgtcctcacaactcctgcatattccaatctaggtcttattttagtacttatcaatttcttcatcatttctttgtccatatagtgaaatgctaatccaatatttcttagcaaattatatgtttctctgaaaattctatcaatatggcttaccggttgattgttttcttccattgtcactcccaagtccttttccttttttactttttctagttctactccatctcccatcttatagatttccacgggtcgtctttcactttttcccatttccatgacatggcttttgtccacattgaattccatatcccatttttttactccatttccagatcttgtttaagtcttcctgtagtatttcacaatcctctttttgtttaatgactctgcacagtttcgcatcgtccgcaaacagatttatgtagctgttcactccctctggcatgtcgtttatatatacgagaaaagtattggcccaatactgacccctgtggcactccgctgtctactgttctccacttggacttcatatctttaactatcgtccttatttctctccccctcaagtaatttttcatccatctcaatgtacttccttttaagccacccttctcctctaacttccatagaaatcttccatgtggcactttatcaaacgccttttttaaatctaaataaatacagtgtgtgtgtgtgtgtgtgtgtgtgtgtgtgtgtgtgtgtgtgtgtgtgtgtgtgtgtgtgtgtgtgtgtgttgtaacatacggaaaagagctatgctcgtgttgtcccgctccatatctattaatgtccagctttttcttaaaatcatgaatattccttgcgttgaccacttccacgcctaaactattccatgcttccacccttctatgagggaagctatatttttcacatctctcctataagtggccattttagttttttcccatgccctctcgacattctttcattccacatacacagatcttccctatccatttttccatgccaatcatcactctgtatattgctatcaggtctccctttcttctgttttccagggtcggaagttgcattcttttcagtctgtcttcataagtcaaatctcttaagtcaggcaccattttgttgcagccctctgtactttctctagtttcctatgtgtttctttaagttcgagcccactgtattgttgcatattcaagcctcggtcttatcattgcagtaattattttcttcatcatttcttcatctaaatatacgaacgccactcttatgttcctcaataagttcaatacttctccaattattttgtttatatgtctctctggcgataggtcattggtaattgtcaccccaaggtctttttcttcatgactggttttatgtcttcatttcctatcttgtacatactcctgattcttctttcactcttgccaaactctattttcttgcattttgtcgtgttgaactccatttgccatgtacagctccatttccatattctgtccaagtcttcctggagtagttcgcaatctttgtcacatctcacttttcttaacaattttgcatcgcctgcaaataggctcacataactggacaccccatccaccatgtcatttatgtagaccgcgaacattactggtgccaacactgatccctgtggaactccactctccaccaatccccattctgatggtctgtccttaattattgttctcatttctcttcctaccaaaagtcttccatccattttagtaaactgccatgcactcctcctaccatttcaagtttccagatcagtctccggtgtggtaccttatcaaaggccttttttaaatccagatatattccatcagcccaaccatctctttcctgtattacatctatcaccctcgaatagtaacatatcaggtttgtcgtgcatgaacgcccttttctaaaaccaaattgacactcacaaagtatgtcatttttctccaagaagtctgtccatctattcttcaccaccctctcacacatcttagctaccacacttgtaagtgacactggtctatagttcaatgggtctctcttgttacctgatttatagattgggacaatgttagctcttttccagtcttggggcactacaccttcccttaatgaggcatcaattacttcacaaactttttctgccagttgctcctgcattctcttaaaatccatcctgataccccatcaggtcccacagcttttctcacttctaaactccccatcatattcttgatctcctccacagttacttgaaactccttcataatccctttctgttccattaccagtggtttgtcaaaagcagtctcctttgtgaataccttccgaaagcatccattcatagcctctgccatttcctgggatcttcactgcatacccatttacttctaaactttcaatactttctatttttgatgttgttgttcacatgtctgtaaaaagccttggttggtctttacatttatcaattatatccttttcttgtttctttctttcttctcttctaatcaacacatattcatttcttgctcttttgtaactttcccactgcttaatccgtcttttccttctccacctcttccatgcatcctcttttcttgttctagccttttcacatctatcgttaaaccagtcctgctttccaacttctatgttgtcttattggtacaaatttttctcaccttctttgtatatttttataaattccttccacttttcatttgctccttagcactcttgaatttcatccaatttgtctcttgaaagaatttctttaggtttccaaaatctgtcttggcataattccatcttcccactttatattcttcatttcttctagatttctcttcatctatcaccttgaactccaaaactgcatgatcactcttgctaaagggcactccaccctcatctcctcaatgaccattggctctgtactaaagaccaagtccagtcttgacgatgctccctctcctccaaacctagtatcttctttgacccactgagttaacacattttccattgccagtgtcaatagtgtatttccccatgttgtctctgatccttccattgaccagtcctcccaacacacctctttacaattaaaatctcccatcattatagttcgttcacagccacccaacatttcttccagacatgttcctgtatcacttatcatttcttcatattcctgtactgaccatgcatttgtcttaggtggtacgtacaccactatgtagtgcctctttttccttcattagtttctgctctgatctttagcacttctgcctttcccataccttctttcacttgatccacctttatatctttttaaccagcaacatcactcctcctcccatcttacctactctatttcttttccaaacattatatttccttctccaaccatcatcaggtcttctcctctctcagttttgtttcagtaagacccacaatatctgggttcttgtcctcaagtaatcgttgagttctaaaatcccgatatcactccatttatgttggaatacatgtatttacctaattgtaacatacggaaaagagctatgcctaattccatatctattaatgtccagctttttcttaaaatcatgaatattcctatgttgaccacttccacgcctaaactattccatgcttccaccttCTGAAGCTAAGATCTCTCCtatctccatgtgtgtgtgtgtgtgtgtgtgtgtgtgtgtgtgtgtgtgtgtgtgtttgtgtgtgtgtgtgtgtgtgtgtgtgtgtgtgtgtgtgtccatgtgtgtgtgtgtgttttgtgtgtgtgtgtgtgtgtgtgtgtgtgtgtgtgtgtgtgtgtgtgtgtgtgtgtgtgtgtgtgtgtgtgtgtgtgtgtgtgtgtgtgtgtgtgtgtgtgtgtatgtcaggcAGGATACAGTTGGTGACAGTTCAGTGAGGATCATTAATGACATACATCAGAACAAAAACAGAAGACTAGACAGCAGCattagcaccagcaccaccaccaccaccaccaccaccaccacccaccctcaGCATGTAGCGTCCAAGATGCCTGGGGTTGTCCACACTTGCAGGGATGACCACCGAGGCTGCTCTGATGTTGGGGCCAGTCACTGCTATACCAAAGATGTGGTCTGTGGTGGGGACAAACTTGCTGGTGCGGCCACTGTGAAATGCATCGGCCACACCTCCACCCAGCGCCACTTTGTAGTCCTCTctgtgggaggagaggatggggaatgaaggaatgaaagaccaGGTTACAAGGGAAGAACGAGATagaggatagaaaggaaggagagctaAGGGAATGAAGGTGTTTTTTTACGCTATGGCCtaaagcgcctgtaggtatacttgaagagtatgtataggaagtgctgttaagcttccacccattagtgacacaagcaattttatttatagtggtacccatattagggtccatatcaccacccaagcacatctttggtgtaactacctagaacctgggtatcatggtgacatgtaggtaactttaaaccactcaacaaatggcatagtttcacggtcatacgtggtgggattcgaacctacacatggacatctgcccgatcccacactcaccaccgccTGAAAGACCAGGTtaagaggggaaggatgagatagaaaataaaaaggaaggagagataagggaataaaggaaggatgagataggatatagaaaggaagattagagaATAGTGACAGGGAATGATAAGGAATTTAGGAAATAGTTACAGAGTGTCACCTTATATTGCATTCCAGTGATACATCTTCACTAGTTTCATCTATGCAAAAACAGACCCAGTCATTTATATAGAAAATTCAGTGGCAGTATTCCATTAATTATTGAAACTATAATACCTAACTCTATACAAACTGTGGAATGATCTGAATGCAGGCACAAACCTACACACCTGTTGAGGGCAGCCTTCACAAAGCCATTGGTGAAGCTGTTGTCGTAACAGGtgtcaaagaggaggagggaggcaagatGGTCACACGGGGAGAGAGACATCAGCTCATTGAATTCTTCCTCTGATATCACCAGCTTGTTGGACAGAATTTTGCCGCCACGCTGGGAAAGCAAGGCATCATGACAAGTGACAAGAACCAATAACAGTCACTTGCTATAGGGAAAATAACATAATCAAGGTCTATATAAGTTGTCTGCTAGTTCTGTTCCTTGAAAATGGGACAGCAATGGTGAAATACTTCACATGGGAAAGTTAGCAAACAGAAAAAGATTAGAGCACAAGAGATGTATGAGACAAAGGTCTGTAtttagaaatgctttgctctctcaccaaaactattttcaaaggccacagagatgattagcagagttTTATAGTGCTTCTCCAAGAGAAATCTTgccactttgcctctagaactgtaaaacaccttaaaaaacttgtgtaaattcaaataaagccttttgaaagtgtttgagaatatgagcctaaaagcaaggaaggaaacacaaaggcCAAACCAGAGAACACTTACAAATTCTGAATAAAACTTTTGGGGTGAGATGTCAAAAAACTTCACTGTGACACCGGGGTGATGAGGAatgatgatgagggagagagcaTCGGCGTCTGCCATGGCTGGACTGTTCTGTTCCACCTCAATGCTGTAGCCAACATTAGACCTCTTCGCCTCACACACTGCTCCCTTGgcctccccctcacctcccaccacctcctcagtCTTCTCCTTCCGTGCACGCTTGGGGGGTTTGCACTGGGGCGTGTCATCTGTGCCTTCTAGAAAGTTGAGTATCTCTTGGTTCATGCTTCTGGCACACTGCAGCCAATGACCCTGATAGGCACTCTCTACTGTCCCAATGATACCAGTTGCCGACACCACCCCAAGGTCACATGACAGTGGCAGTCTCTCATGGAGGTATTCGGAGATGGTGATGGGAGCTGTGGGTGGAAATGGCTTGTGTTATTCACATTGCTTCTCATGGTGAAGGTTAATGAATTAAACATTTGCTGCATGAAAAGATCACCATAAGTAATGAATAAAGCAAAAAGTGCATATGAAAAGTGATGCTGTAATTCATGCTCATTGCTTTAAAACAAATACATTGGGTGTGCTATGGTGGTTTCCTCTTCCCAGTGTTACTTGGTGCTTTGTGGTGAGTTGTGAGTATCCTGGGGCTAATCACCTTCCCTCATTcaagccaccaccaccctgcacTCACCTTTCCTGCCAGTGTGGTCAAAGATGTCTGTCCTGTAGAGCCAGTTGGCATTGCAGAAGGCCAGGCAGTACCTTGGCTTGCTCACGATGTGCATGAAGAACCCTTCCAACAAGCTGGCGGGAGTCACTTCCCCGATGGCCACCTGCAATGAGGCAATCAAACATTCACTATCCCTTCTAGACTCATTACTTCTGTCTGCTTCCTTTACTTgatcttattttttcatgtaaaaggggaaaactgaccaagggcaacgtAATATGAaaagtccccttgcaggtccaagagagttagccaaaagaagggATACATGTCTACCATTCCTAAGCCCATTTATATACAATGTGATTAGGAAATGATGCAAAACAAAAGCCAAGAATACATATACTAATCTGCTTATTCAATTACTTTATTATTCATTCGACTGCTTCACCTGGAGCTTGCTTTGCTAATGCTCATTCTCACACATTCTGCACCATACTCCAGCCTATTCTACAGTGGATGTCATTGGTCTATTCATTATCTATATGGCACCAGTGAGCACCTTGCCATGTGTGGTGGGGATGCAGTGCGGGTGGATGGTGAGGTAGTGGAGTGGCCGCCTCTTGGCCAGGATCATCTCCCCCACATCGGCCCATATTCGGCACACCAGTCGCAGCTTGGACACCTCATAGTAGCTCAGGTTTTCTAGGATTTTCTGTAAGTATAATGAGAATATTTAAGATCATTTGCTATTCTCATATAAAAAGGGTTATTTAAATGTTAAAAAATCATGTTCTTGTTAGTGGCACGGCAGCACACTAATCTCACTCTGAGGTCGGCAGATTGCTTCAGGATGAGTCAATGAGCTTAACCTGTGTACTGGTGAGTTGTTGCTGTGGAGGGGCACTATGGAGGAGGGGTATTGTGTGCCTGGCTGACATTCTGGAGAGCACCACTGATAGAAAACAGAACTGAAACCAACAAACTTacaactttaaccccttcagtaatagaacatatttttacctttagatttttgtatgattagaccagtttactgacattaagaagggtcaaaggaggtcagatgattaatggctatagtctttgctattttgatttcccacataagtttatgatgctgtataaaatcaccaaatagtaagcagaataaatatgaaaatgcattatggtactgaagggattaaatttgTGTAAAACATACTgaaactcaaaacactcaatCCTAATACATCATGGAGGCAAAATCAGTATTGCAATCTTAGGGGAACCATCCGGTTAGGTTTttaaaaaatctaaaataaaGAGGACAGATAGATGACTATTACAcaatgttagtttagtagttacaagAGAATCTAAGcataaataactgcatgaaaaataaaaaaaataaaattttcatatttttcctataaactttgtcaccggagGGCAGATTTCAACTCTGCCAGTACATATATGAAGTATGTGGTGCAACAAAACTTTGGCTTTTGAATTTTTTAGTTTGATGgccattatgattttttttttcgcttttttttttatgaaattacATTGTGGCAcagaaaataaatttttccaaattctatgagatggaaatgtagcagcttcattgagctttaaaatgatacctcaaaattgaaaatccatagagaaatgtgggagaagatacgatttgaatgataaaaaagtggaaactgagaaaaaggcaaaacacCCCAGAGATGTCATTTTTCGTCCTCTATGAACCTGTACATATAATTGGGTTGGATATTTCatgctcatacaccaccatgtgcatcatataCCTATGTTTTTAaggcatgtttagaatattctgtaagactcatatggcacctggCCGCCCCTACAATGACTGTAGGTATTAGTCGCTCGAAGGCGAGGGTGTCTCCCATCCATGCATAGTCGgtacaacttgtaatttcccCTTGCACCGTTTGTTTAGACATTGTAAGGCAAAAAAAGCAGGTAAAATAGTATGGATTGTGACTTGCAAGGCGTGAAACAACAGGCGAGATACTCAATACATCCTCCTCCCATCgcagtcacatggacactgaaatggaacaggagagggtgtgttcctgtgtacatcatagtactgagttgccagcgcccacctttccttaccaaagaaaccacttttCATGGCATTTTCCGTGCTTATTACcatcatttatggtacagagTGGGGGGGGAGCCCTTGGCTGCagtgggcgtggcaggggccCTTTAAAATTTAAATACTCCATGTATTTTAGCGTATTCccccaaaatactccatcactatgttgccatatgtttggggatgctctggtggtgtttcatggattttcgatatttttcagattttttcggTACCATGGCCATTGGACGGTCCCCTTAAAGTAGGCAtgataaaatatgaaatgagaACATGTTACATAATCACAGGAGCAAGAGCAGGATACAAGACAAGTGAGGGTGTGTTGAAGTGACCCATTCGCCACAAAAACAAGGTGCTCTAGGGTGTGGGCTCGCCTCACTGCCGGCTCTATCACTGCAAGATTTATCTTCCAGTGATATTTCAGAGGAATTAATTTCCTTATGGTGGACACAGCCAGTACTCGCAGGAGCCCCACCTTAGTTCATGTCAATGAATGGACTTTCATACAGAACACagacaaggtggtggtggtggtgggacagcAGAGAGTGTGCACAGTGGAGGTGTACTGGCTTTACTCGTACCTGAACCAGCTCCCACGAGCCACACAGAAGGTTTCCTATGGCAGAGTctccctgcccctcctccttgCCCACAGAAGTCATGTTGGACTACAGACCCTGGGAGTGGGACCACTTATTGAGGGAGGGACTCAAGCCTCCTGATCTTGTTTGGCCCGGGCCAGGCAGGCGGGCACACTTGTGGAGGAAGACTCTGGTGTAGTGGGATGTGCACTGTGTTGAGGGCCAGGCCGGGTGCAGGGAGCCACCCTTGGGTGTGCTGGTGATGCCAGAGGGGCGGCGTGGCAGCAAGTGTTCTGCCTTCAGGAATGTCTGTTAGTGTGAGGCTCCAGAGGGCTGTCACGTCAAGCCAGTGCAGGTGGGCGGTGGGGCGGCGGCGTCCAGTGGTGGGTGGCGGGGCAGCCCCTCAGGGCCTTCCGTGGTGGCGAGAGTCCTGCCTGCCGCGGCCTGGAGTGGTAGGTGTGTCGGAGGCGCCTGTCCACACCACCAAACTCAGCCTCACTCAGGGTGGATCAAGTCACCTGTCACCTGAGCAGGTCAGCAGGACCTGGCTTGTTTACATCCCTACTCCCAAGCCCACACCAACAAGGATCGCGcatctaaatacacacacacacacacacacacacacacacacagtgaaacacacttatctatttattcatttgtccatttatttatttgttcatgtgATAACTgacatcttatttatttattcttaagcAAAGAAGAAGACTGAGGGCATATAATAACGAGAAATACTTTAGTAGGAGGACAGTACaccaaatataaaataaaaaaagactatatATGAAAACTGCTGTAAATACTTCAACCAAAATAAGCCACAGGAGATGAAAATCTATAGGACAGAGAAGATGAGGAGTGGAGCGCAAGGCGCTGCTCTCTTATTGCGTCATCGCGATCCActcagctgctgctgctactgctgctcgccaggaaaggtgaaggtgagTGGTTGGTTCACGTCTTTATATTATGTCCCCCAATGCACTGGCCTGGTTGTGTACCAGCCCCAGGTATGCTGCAGTGACAGATGTACCGCCTGAGGCATGGATTGGGCCGCCGGGAAGGCAGTGTGGCCTCAGTGACGGCGACCTTTGTGGCCGGCTGGCTGCCGCTTGTGTTGGTCATGGACGGTGGCTTGTTATTGGGGCACCGCTGTGCTGCCTATGTTCGTAGGCCACCATGGCTCGTTTATTCCCCATTCAGTCCACATTTTATTTCCGCTTCCCCGCCACTTTGCAATGACCTAGGGAATCAACCCTTGTACTGTACACCCCTGGGTGGGGCTGGCGCCCCTGGCAACGGTGGCCCCTCCACGACAGGGTGGGCGAGGTACCCCTGGCCACTGCGGCCCCTCCAATCCAGGGTGGGCGAGGTGCCCCTGGCCACGGCGTTCCTTCCATTCCAGGGTGGGCGCGGTGCCCCTGACCATGGCGGCCCTTCCACTCCAGGGTGGGCGAGGTGCCCCTGGCCACGGCGGCTCCTCCACTCCTAGATGGGCAATGTGCCCTTGGCCACACTGGTCCCTCCCCTCCAGACTGGGCGAGGTGCCCCTGGCCACGGCAGCCCCTCCCCTCCAGGGTGGGCGAGGTATCCCTGGCCACAGTGGCACCTCCTCTCCTGTGTGGGCCAGGCACCCCTAGCCGTGGCAGCCCCTCCCCCTCCAGGGTGGATGAGGAACCCCTG
This Portunus trituberculatus isolate SZX2019 chromosome 13, ASM1759143v1, whole genome shotgun sequence DNA region includes the following protein-coding sequences:
- the LOC123503100 gene encoding uncharacterized protein LOC123503100, with the protein product MTSVGKEEGQGDSAIGNLLCGSWELVQKILENLSYYEVSKLRLVCRIWADVGEMILAKRRPLHYLTIHPHCIPTTHGKVAIGEVTPASLLEGFFMHIVSKPRYCLAFCNANWLYRTDIFDHTGRKAPITISEYLHERLPLSCDLGVVSATGIIGTVESAYQGHWLQCARSMNQEILNFLEGTDDTPQCKPPKRARKEKTEEVVGGEGEAKGAVCEAKRSNVGYSIEVEQNSPAMADADALSLIIIPHHPGVTVKFFDISPQKFYSEFRGGKILSNKLVISEEEFNELMSLSPCDHLASLLLFDTCYDNSFTNGFVKAALNREDYKVALGGGVADAFHSGRTSKFVPTTDHIFGIAVTGPNIRAASVVIPASVDNPRHLGRYMLRLKSCGLPEKQSVAFMFTCCGRGYGSWLPIPKFSYENVESKAFRRTFPNTPIFGFFGRGEIGITHLPKFPSPDSGEEEKVTPKKRRKAFHQYSTIIVLLSFL